From a region of the Phaeodactylum tricornutum CCAP 1055/1 chromosome 4, whole genome shotgun sequence genome:
- a CDS encoding predicted protein, whose product LESRYKAHKQCVSHLLAILRQHQVNFSCVNRVELDRQHLADVDLVVAVGGDGTVLSSAHFLDHGTIPLLGINSDPNVKPEDIKVVHKKSDERRSHGALCMCTALDMEDGLAQVLYGGGYLQARTRIRCKVKSTFSETRLVPALNDLLIANPSPAAVSRFRLGWMNLNSLNVWSSGMWLSTSTGSTAAMAAAGGQPMPLASEDIQYLIREHMIEGGNVDGHDLDNGMIRTEEKMHVRWNSQKGRIFIDGSHLMHNLELGDEILIDGRAPPLKLF is encoded by the exons CTCGAAAGTCGCTATAAGGCACACAAGCAATGTGTCTCGCACCTGCTtgcaattcttcgtcaacaCCAAGTCAACTTTTCCTGCGTGAATCGTGTCGAACTGGATCGACAGCATTTAGCTGATGTTGATTTGGTGGTGGCAGTTGGAGGCGATGGTACCGTGTTGAGCTCCGCACACTTTCTTGATCACGGAACGATTCCTCTCCTCGGCATCAACTCGGATCCTAATGTCAAACCCGAAGATATCAAAGTCGTTCACAAGAAATCTGACGAACGGCGTTCTCACGGTGCACTATGTATGTGCACTGCACTCGATATGGAAGATGGACTTGCCCAGGTTTTATACGGCGGAGGATATTTGCAGGCGCGGACTCGAATCCGATGCAAGGTAAAATCGACTTTTTCCGAAACTCGTCTCGTCCCAGCTTTGAACGATCTCTTGATTGCCAACCCGTCACCTGCAGCCGTGTCCCGATTTCGCTTGGGTTGGATGAATCTT AATTCTCTCAATGTTTGGAGTTCGGGCATGTGGCTGAGTACGTCGACGGGATCGACCGCCGCAATGGCGGCAGCTGGTGGACAACCAATGCCCCTCGCTTCGGAAGATATTCAGTACTTGATTCGTGAGCATATGATTGAAGGAGGCAATGTCGATGGCCACGACCTCGACAACGGAATGATCAGAACGGAAGAAAAAATGCATGTGCGATGGAATTCACAGAAGGGACGAATCTTCATTGACGGCTCACATCTGATGCACAATTTGGAACTAGGAGACGAGATTCTTATTGATGGTAGGGCACCCCCGCTCAAACTCTTT
- a CDS encoding predicted protein encodes MSPLKFQPVADSPPLSPETKRASKVTAITSTRTVTDIYLPSRSRTLSVNSQESNAGSRIEVTAKLLRSISSRNTTGTIVLKSTTGSAPRHHNRSSPKFDYPENVSELKGALQRRQNYIGKTHPSIGSLWNRIGNVHFRQGARHDAVFSYRNALVCDPGSHYGAAYANLGTVYGSLGSLDLAIVASHKALRNYKVDCGSEGKLANTDAIANVYHQLGLCQSLQGHYQLASSFLERSLEIRRSVNGPRHATVAKAFDKLGHVHALLGDYQISIQYHEKAGEIFLAVGFSLIPTLQKIAQLHVLRRNYTDAAIALRQIFSLQKGAGSDFDVQAAYGTLQRRRHMYTWTHQANLAEQCHKESMRFREKYGETEFL; translated from the coding sequence ATGTCTCCCTTGAAATTTCAGCCGGTTGCAGATTCTCCCCCTCTTTCTCCAGAGACCAAGCGAGCCTCCAAAGTGACAGCAATAACGTCAACACGGACGGTGACGGACATATACTTGCCGTCGCGATCGCGAACGCTCTCGGTAAACAGCCAAGAGAGTAATGCGGGCTCGCGTATCGAAGTCACTGCAAAACTCTTACGAAGCATCAGCAGTCGAAACACTACTGGGACGATTGTTCTCAAATCGACGACGGGCTCAGCCCCTCGGCATCATAATCGGTCCTCACCGAAATTCGACTATCCTGAGAACGTCTCCGAGCTCAAAGGAGCCTTGCAACGACGGCAGAACTACATAGGCAAAACTCATCCTTCAATTGGTTCTTTGTGGAACCGAATCGGCAACGTTCATTTTCGTCAGGGGGCTCGACATGACGCTGTATTCAGTTACCGAAACGCCCTTGTCTGTGACCCTGGCAGTCACTACGGTGCAGCATATGCCAACCTTGGCACCGTCTACGGCAGTCTCGGTAGTCTTGACCTCGCCATCGTCGCCTCACATAAGGCCTTGCGGAACTACAAAGTGGATTGCGGATCTGAAGGCAAACTAGCAAATACTGATGCCATCGCCAACGTCTATCACCAGCTTGGACTCTGTCAGTCCTTGCAAGGTCATTACCAACTAGCGTCTTCATTTTTGGAGCGTTCTCTCGAGATTCGTAGAAGTGTCAACGGTCCCCGGCATGCGACCGTCGCCAAAGCGTTTGATAAATTAGGGCATGTGCACGCTTTGTTAGGGGACTACCAGATAAGCATACAGTACCACGAAAAAGCTGGTGAAATTTTCCTCGCCGTCGGTTTTTCGCTGATCCCGACATTGCAAAAAATTGCACAATTGCATGTACTGCGTCGGAACTATACTGACGCCGCCATTGCTTTACGGCAAATCTTCAGTTTGCAGAAGGGCGCAGGATCCGATTTCGACGTACAGGCCGCGTACGGTACTTTgcagcgacgaagacatATGTACACATGGACGCATCAAGCTAATCTAGCTGAGCAGTGCCACAAAGAATCCATGCGCTTTCGGGAAAAGTATGGAGAGACTGAATTTCTATAG
- a CDS encoding predicted protein, whose translation MIRRRPTTNDANSYKADDDKLGKQLLFTTSSQQHSTQTPKPMVSNLVVCIIVIVFVGAGVVQNRYQESHNDFHSGSGTDKTVAQSSQRRKTSFLQQSLLTPEEDERLQTDERGNRYHLVFSTDCSPYQHWQSFLVYYTALKVRQPGQVTRIASGCDPEQAKAMQRWFDQDVQFMSKRYHLQMTPHFSGVKNEAGETVADYKFFNKPFGFLYWLEHSPQLHYSASHSEFPKDFQNDIVILIDPDMGLLRPITADFSDERETVVSPRRREHGVLATNVGPGHPFAQVYGFGTQWARLDLEKIAGAGSQARNISKEDGQLFYPVGPPYIGTISDMHRIALKWTAFVPRVYEQYPHLLAEMFAFCIAAADEELPFQLIDSLMISKTDASGEGWPLVDRIPPDEVCDFASDLDPSKYAVPSVVHLCQRYWLGKDWFFSKRKIPSDIYDCETPLFEEPPSDLGVLYDYKWAWNGRKQMVTPTEANREAFLLCFLFRLLNDAATFYKQNTCPPDSINLEKSRNLVAYLKAKSRHTETK comes from the coding sequence ATGATTCGTCGACGTCCCACCACAAACGATGCCAATAGCTACAAggcagacgacgacaagTTGGGAAAGCAATTGCTGTTCACCACATCGTCTCAGCAACACTCTACCCAAACGCCCAAACCGATGGTATCCAATCTGGTCGTATGTATCATTGTAATCGTATTTGTAGGTGCTGGTGTCGTACAGAACCGTTATCAGGAATCGCACAACGACTTTCATTCGGGTTCAGGAACAGATAAAACTGTTGCACAATCTTCGCAACGAAGGAAAACAAGCTTTCTCCAACAGAGCTTGTTGACacccgaagaagacgaaaggCTCCAAACGGATGAACGCGGCAATCGCTATCATCTTGTCTTCTCAACGGACTGTAGTCCTTATCAACACTGGCAGAGCTTTCTGGTTTACTACACTGCACTGAAAGTGCGTCAGCCTGGACAGGTTACTCGGATCGCCAGTGGTTGCGATCCAGAGCAGGCCAAAGCTATGCAACGTTGGTTCGACCAGGACGTGCAATTTATGTCAAAGAGGTATCATCTGCAAATGACACCACACTTTTCGGGTGTCAAGAACGAAGCTGGCGAAACCGTCGCCGATTACAAGTTTTTCAATAAGCCTTTTGGGTTTTTGTACTGGTTAGAGCACTCACCGCAGCTCCACTACAGCGCAAGCCATTCCGAATTTCCGAAAGATTTTCAGAACGATATCGTTATTTTGATCGATCCTGATATGGGCTTGTTGAGACCGATAACAGCTGACTTTTCTGACGAACGTGAAACCGTCGTTTCACCCCGTCGTCGCGAACATGGAGTCCTGGCCACAAACGTCGGTCCGGGTCATCCATTTGCACAGGTCTATGGCTTTGGGACTCAGTGGGCCCGCCTGGATCTAGAAAAAATTGCTGGGGCTGGAAGTCAAGCAAGGAATATATCCAAAGAGGATGGGCAGCTCTTTTATCCAGTCGGTCCACCGTACATTGGCACCATATCTGATATGCATAGGATTGCTTTGAAATGGACAGCTTTCGTCCCTCGTGTGTATGAGCAATACCCACACTTATTGGCCGAAATGTTTGCATTTTGCATCGCTGCCGCGGATGAAGAATTGCCTTTTCAGTTAATCGATTCCTTGATGATATCCAAGACGGATGCGTCCGGCGAAGGTTGGCCGTTGGTCGACAGGATTCCTCCAGATGAAGTTTGTGACTTTGCTTCGGATCTGGATCCTTCCAAATACGCAGTGCCTTCGGTGGTGCACTTGTGTCAGCGGTACTGGCTGGGCAAGGATTGGTTTTTTAGCAAAAGGAAGATTCCTTCCGATATATACGATTGTGAAACGCCCCTTTTTGAGGAGCCTCCTTCTGACTTGGGTGTCCTGTACGACTACAAATGGGCCTGGAACGGGCGAAAACAAATGGTTACGCCAACAGAAGCCAACCGGGAggcgtttcttctttgtttcTTGTTTCGACTACTCAACGATGCCGCTACCTTCTACAAGCAAAACACTTGTCCACCGGATTCGATCAATCTCGAAAAATCGCGCAATCTTGTAGCCTACTTGAAAGCAAAAAGCAGGCACACCGAGACAAAATGA
- the PSP gene encoding phosphoserine phosphatase (phosphoserine phosphatase Enzyme involved in L-serine biosynthesis), with protein sequence MNIPSSIDLPTPPIGQNVEAAIQALLRADAVCFDVDSTVIDEEGIDVLAEHLGKGQQVSELTLAAMEGGMKFQEALAARLNLLEPSQQAIMECLEAHPLKLTSGMADLVQVLADQGKHVYLVSGGFRIMIEPVADVLGINPRNIYANTILFDDAGKYAGFDTNEPTSADMGKPKALEIIKKLGNYETMIMIGDGATDAQAKPPANAFIGFGGVAVREKVKKVADWFVTDFSDLLQVLQYNEK encoded by the coding sequence ATGAACATTCCCTCTTCGATCGACTTACCGACTCCGCCAATAGGACAAAATGTAGAGGCCGCTATCCAAGCTCTCTTACGAGCCGATGCCGTTTGCTTCGATGTGGATTCGACTGTGATTGACGAAGAAGGGATTGATGTTTTGGCGGAGCATTTAGGAAAGGGACAGCAAGTGTCGGAGCTTACTCTAGCGGCCATGGAAGGAGGCATGAAGTTTCAAGAGGCTCTAGCGGCTCGGCTAAACTTGTTGGAACCGAGCCAGCAAGCCATTATGGAATGTCTCGAGGCTCATCCGCTTAAATTAACTTCAGGAATGGCTGATCTCGTACAGGTCCTGGCAGATCAAGGCAAACATGTTTATCTGGTTTCTGGCGGCTTCCGAATTATGATCGAACCCGTTGCCGACGTTTTGGGTATCAACCCTCGGAATATTTATGCCAATACCATCTTGTTTGACGATGCTGGGAAGTACGCTGGTTTCGATACAAACGAGCCCACGTCTGCTGACATGGGTAAACCCAAGGCATTGGAAATCATTAAAAAACTTGGAAATTATGAAACAATGATCATGATTGGGGATGGCGCAACGGATGCCCAGGCCAAGCCTCCTGCCAACGCATTTATCGGATTTGGAGGTGTTGCAGTGCGTGAAAAAGTCAAGAAAGTAGCCGATTGGTTCGTCACAGATTTTAGCGATCTATTGCAAGTGTTGCAGTACAATGAGAAATAG
- a CDS encoding predicted protein — protein sequence MSSTEKEGTQAPPQKAKNALRVPRAAKESLNAARAQRKVGNRFIQAVDSLYRHHRKPTRSISTEFPTALQEVEVPTFTPTEAFLPFESLAELVEAVDEYVDDRSPESNVARIRGFPINAWDVSQLSDFRFLFSPSSERSSSLGDFNEDLDQWDMSNAVSLDSMFLNAIAFNGDISTWDTRNVQSATFLFSGAVSFRGDLSSWDTSSFQSAFGMFRDASAFDSDIGGWDVSNVRDMDDMFLNAASFNQDISSWDVSGVVDAAGFTDTFAGAASFDQNLCAWGDLIQGDSRQVERMFINTGCASASDPDLEFFPKGPFCSFCG from the exons ATGTCTTCTACAGAAAAGGAGGGTACCCAAGCTCCTCcacaaaaagccaaaaacGCTCTAAGAGTTCCAAGAGCGGCAAAGGAAAGCCTAAACGCAGCAAGAGCTCAAAGAAAAGTGGGAAATCGTTTTATTCAGGCGGTGGATTCTTTGTACCGTCATCACCGCAAA CCAACACGTTCCATTAGCACTGAGTTTCCAACGGCGTTGCAAGAAGTGGAAGTGCCAACCTTCACCCCCACTGAAGCATTCCTTCCGTTTGAATCTTTAGCGGAGCTGGTGGAGGCCGTTGACGAATACGTCGACGACCGAAGCCCCGAGTCAAACGTTGCACGCATACGAGGATTTCCCATCAATGCCTGGGACGTCAGTCAGTTATCGGATTTTAGATTTTTGTTTAGTCCTAGTTCGGAACGTTCCTCTTCGTTGGGCGACTTCAacgaagatttggatcaatgGGACATGTCTAACGCAGTATCGCTTGATTCAATGTTTCTGAATGCAAT CGCTTTTAACGGAGATATTTCCACATGGGATACCCGAAACGTGCAAAGCGCTACATTTCTATTTTCCGGGGCTGTATCCTTTCGTGGGGACTTGAGTTCATGGGACACGTCTAGTTTTCAGAGCGCGTTTGGAATGTTTCGCGATGCGTCTGCATTTGATTCTGACATTGGTGGATGGGATGTATCGAATGTACGTGACATGGATGACATGTTTTTGAATGCTGCATCTTTCAATCAAGATATTTCATCCTGGGACGTGTCTGGCGTAGTCGACGCAGCGGGTTTTACAGATACATTTGCCGGAGCAGCCTCTTTTGATCAAAATCTATGTGCCTGGGGAGATTTGATCCAAGGTGATAGTCGTCAGGTTGAGCGAATGTTCATCAACACAGGCTGCGCCTCAGCGTCAGATCCTGACCTGGAGTTTTTTCCCAAAGGCCCATTCTGCTCCTTCTGTGGTTGA
- a CDS encoding predicted protein, with protein sequence MVDWGLQLPFQMGLEAYLTSQVIEALDRGDPAEVADVLSVAFINRNVNYVVHALRQLAKHWYNMLSQEWGNFAHQRMEQLDPFETLRFHMPRVLLLLSSLRGRNAWDAQVLGPIMRRLQALKPAVDKCRLISCLGPKFRWRKTYYTYNQSAARYTPFLCEEKTSELINFGKTKVVRVPPQSVLVVGGGPTGLITTIPCTEACLATGGTMKLQEARDAFAKGVSTFERAQIVRLDARWIAMLRYHLGNIFEDVYIPASGETDAQWGNTLFQCLGKRRTGDFLQQTVPMASIQDANFTLDLGHTDVVEAIG encoded by the exons ATGGTTGATTGGGGTCTTCAACTTCCCTTTCAGATGGGCCTTGAGGCCTACTTGACCTCGCAAGTCATTGAGGCACTGGACAGAGGCGACCCTGCCGAAGTTGCCGATGTCCTTAGCGTCGCTTTTATCAACAGGAAC GTCAATTACGTCGTCCACGCCCTCCGACAGCTCGCCAAGCACTGGTACAACATGCTGTCTCAAGAGTGGGGTAATTTTGCCCACCAGCGCATGGAACAGTTGGATCCCTTCGAAACACTACGCTTTCACATGCCCCGGGTCCTCCTTTTGCTGTCGAGTTTACGGGGACGCAACGCGTGGGATGCTCAGGTATTAGGCCCAATCATGCGTAGATTGCAGGCTTTGAAGCCCGCTGTGGATAAATGTCGA CTCATCTCATGCCTCGGGCCTAAATTCCGGTGGCGGAAAACTTACTATACATACAACCAATCCGCCGCTCGGTACACGCCGTTCCTTTGCGAGGAGAAGACTTCGGAGTTGATCAACTTTGGTAAGACCAAGGTTGTGCGAGTACCGCCGCAATCCGTTCTTGTCGTCGGAGGAGGCCCAACTGGACTTATCACGACAATTCCCTGTACGGAAGCGTGTTTAGCTACTGGGGGCACCATGAAACTCCAGGAGGCTCGCGATGCTTTTGCGAAAGGAGTATCAACCTTTGAAAGAGCCCAGATTGTTCGACTTGATGCTCGCTGGATAGCCATGCTAAGGTACCATCTTGGAAACATTTTTGAGGACGTCTACATTCCTGCTTCCGGGGAAACCGATGCTCAGTGGGGAAATACACT GTTTCAGTGCCTGGGAAAAAGACGCACGGGAGACTTTCTTCAGCAGACTGTACCAATGGCGTCTATTCAAGATGCTAACTTCACTCTGGATCTCGGACATACTGACGTTGTCGAAGCCATCGGGTAA